Proteins encoded within one genomic window of Dyadobacter chenhuakuii:
- the fabG gene encoding 3-oxoacyl-[acyl-carrier-protein] reductase: MKLVENKVALVTGASRGIGRSIALRLAQEGADVAFTYLSSVEKGEALAKELEQFGVRAKGYRSDASDFQAADQLVTDVLADFGKLDVLINNAGVTRDGLLMRMSEEQWDSVITINLKSVFNLTKAATKSMMRARTGSIINITSVVGISGNAGQSNYAASKAGIIGFTKSIALELGSRNIRSNAVAPGFIETEMTDAVDSKAVEEWKQSIPMKRGGQPEEVADACVFLASDLSRYITGQVLQVDGGMLT, from the coding sequence ATGAAATTAGTAGAAAATAAAGTCGCGTTGGTAACCGGAGCATCACGTGGTATTGGTCGTTCCATTGCTTTACGCCTGGCTCAGGAAGGGGCTGATGTTGCATTTACCTACTTATCAAGTGTTGAAAAAGGTGAGGCGCTGGCCAAAGAACTGGAGCAGTTCGGTGTAAGGGCGAAGGGTTATCGATCGGACGCGTCGGATTTCCAGGCAGCGGACCAGCTCGTTACAGATGTCCTTGCTGACTTTGGAAAACTGGACGTGCTGATCAACAATGCGGGCGTTACACGTGACGGATTGCTAATGCGCATGAGTGAGGAACAATGGGATTCTGTGATTACGATTAACCTGAAATCGGTTTTTAATCTTACGAAGGCAGCAACCAAAAGCATGATGCGCGCCAGAACGGGCTCAATCATCAACATTACTTCGGTGGTGGGGATCAGTGGTAATGCGGGGCAGTCCAATTATGCTGCTTCCAAGGCTGGGATCATTGGTTTTACCAAATCCATCGCACTGGAACTAGGCTCACGCAATATTCGCTCGAATGCTGTCGCTCCCGGATTTATTGAAACGGAAATGACGGATGCTGTGGATTCAAAAGCAGTGGAAGAATGGAAGCAGTCGATTCCGATGAAAAGAGGAGGACAGCCCGAAGAGGTCGCCGATGCCTGCGTTTTTCTTGCTTCTGACCTTTCGCGCTACATTACCGGCCAGGTTTTACAAGTGGACGGCGGTATGTTGACATAG
- a CDS encoding SDR family oxidoreductase, which yields MAESIKTALITGGSKGIGYGIAEVLIKEGIRVAVTSRSKESADKAAASLNKINDGFAIGIESDVRSLESQQKAVETVISKWGQLNYLIANAGVGHFAPLKDLTADQWQETIDINLTGVFFSAKASLAALTETKGYFINIASLAGTNFFAGGSAYNASKFGLVGFSQAMMMDVRDAGVKVTTIMPGSVATEFGDHKPSEKDAWKIQPEDIGQIVSDLIKMPARTLPSKVEVRPAMPPK from the coding sequence ATGGCAGAATCAATCAAGACAGCGCTGATAACAGGCGGCTCAAAGGGAATAGGTTACGGCATTGCAGAAGTGCTCATTAAAGAAGGGATCCGGGTAGCGGTCACCAGCCGTTCAAAAGAAAGCGCTGATAAAGCGGCCGCTTCATTGAACAAGATAAATGACGGGTTCGCAATCGGCATCGAGTCCGATGTCAGAAGTCTGGAATCCCAGCAAAAAGCGGTGGAAACCGTTATATCAAAATGGGGACAGCTTAATTATCTGATAGCCAATGCCGGCGTAGGACATTTCGCCCCTTTAAAAGACCTTACTGCCGATCAATGGCAGGAAACTATCGACATTAACCTGACCGGCGTATTTTTCAGTGCAAAAGCATCACTGGCAGCGCTGACAGAGACAAAAGGTTACTTTATCAACATTGCCAGCCTGGCCGGCACCAACTTTTTCGCAGGCGGAAGCGCATATAATGCCAGCAAGTTCGGACTGGTAGGGTTCTCGCAGGCCATGATGATGGACGTGAGAGATGCAGGTGTCAAAGTAACTACGATAATGCCAGGCTCCGTTGCAACCGAATTCGGAGACCATAAACCGTCCGAAAAAGATGCATGGAAAATCCAGCCGGAAGATATCGGACAAATCGTCTCCGATCTGATCAAAATGCCAGCCAGAACATTGCCTAGCAAAGTGGAAGTAAGACCTGCTATGCCACCTAAGTAG
- a CDS encoding isoaspartyl peptidase/L-asparaginase family protein — protein sequence MTPSRRSFLRLSALALPLTSVQKLFAKSVVRKPIVISTWDSGQISNAAAWPVLEKGGKALDAVEQAAIAMENEVNCCVGLGGNPDRDGFVTLDACIMDEKANCGSVAFLERIKHPISVARKLMETTPHVFLAGVGAQQFAVANGFKLEPAKLSPDAEKSYKEWLKKAEYKPVINIEHQQLKGQKGHGPFAPPRLEDGSFNHDTMGTLALDNNGDLSGMCTTSGMGFKMRGRVGDSPIIGAGLFVDNEIGAATSSGQGEEVIRVCGTHLVVEFMRSGLSPEEACKKAIERIVKPNPERAKTFQVGFLAINKQGEVGAYSVQKGFNYTVTEKGGKGVVINAKSYFS from the coding sequence ATGACCCCTTCTCGCCGTTCGTTTCTCCGACTTTCTGCCCTGGCTTTGCCGCTTACGAGTGTTCAGAAACTGTTTGCAAAAAGTGTAGTAAGAAAACCGATTGTGATTTCCACCTGGGATAGCGGTCAGATTTCCAATGCCGCAGCGTGGCCTGTGCTGGAAAAAGGTGGAAAAGCATTAGACGCAGTGGAACAAGCCGCCATCGCGATGGAGAATGAAGTCAACTGCTGCGTAGGCTTAGGCGGAAATCCGGACCGGGACGGGTTTGTGACGCTGGACGCATGCATCATGGATGAGAAAGCAAATTGCGGGTCTGTTGCTTTCCTTGAAAGAATAAAACACCCCATTTCCGTAGCCAGAAAATTGATGGAAACTACGCCTCACGTGTTTTTGGCTGGCGTCGGCGCGCAGCAGTTTGCCGTGGCGAATGGTTTTAAACTGGAACCGGCAAAGCTTTCGCCTGATGCCGAAAAATCTTATAAGGAATGGTTGAAGAAAGCTGAATATAAGCCCGTTATCAACATTGAACATCAGCAATTAAAAGGCCAGAAAGGCCACGGCCCATTTGCCCCTCCCCGCCTCGAAGACGGCTCTTTTAACCATGATACAATGGGCACATTAGCCCTGGATAACAACGGCGACCTGTCGGGCATGTGCACAACCAGCGGAATGGGTTTCAAGATGCGCGGAAGGGTTGGCGACTCCCCTATTATCGGCGCCGGACTTTTTGTAGACAATGAAATAGGCGCTGCCACATCGTCCGGGCAGGGCGAAGAGGTGATCCGCGTATGTGGAACACACCTCGTTGTAGAGTTCATGCGCTCCGGCCTTTCACCGGAAGAAGCCTGCAAAAAAGCCATCGAACGCATCGTGAAGCCCAATCCCGAGCGTGCAAAAACTTTCCAGGTTGGCTTTCTGGCCATCAACAAGCAAGGTGAAGTAGGCGCTTATTCCGTACAAAAAGGTTTCAACTATACGGTTACAGAAAAAGGCGGAA